One genomic segment of Vagococcus intermedius includes these proteins:
- a CDS encoding YlbF family regulator has translation MLESEPFELDDEVKEALAEVIQLLNNSQVFKEYKAIELKVEGHQGLVSLVEEIKARQKDAVQFAHYGKPVAEKEAIKKADYLTKEFDQHALVIRYREKLREANDVLQHLTKRLEFQFNEQLGTQLYHYLKEHTLDINESKDVTK, from the coding sequence ATGTTAGAATCAGAACCATTTGAATTAGATGATGAGGTTAAGGAAGCCTTAGCTGAGGTCATTCAATTATTAAATAATAGTCAAGTTTTTAAAGAGTATAAGGCCATTGAATTGAAAGTAGAGGGACATCAAGGGCTTGTTTCTTTAGTAGAGGAGATTAAAGCACGACAAAAGGATGCTGTTCAGTTTGCTCACTACGGTAAGCCAGTTGCGGAAAAAGAAGCAATAAAGAAGGCTGATTATCTCACAAAAGAATTTGATCAACACGCCTTAGTTATTCGTTATCGTGAAAAGTTAAGAGAAGCTAACGATGTGTTACAACATTTAACAAAACGTTTAGAGTTTCAGTTTAATGAACAACTAGGGACTCAGTTATACCACTATCTTAAAGAACACACGCTAGATATAAATGAATCAAAGGATGTGACAAAGTAG
- a CDS encoding TIGR00282 family metallophosphoesterase, translating into MRILFVGDVVGSLGRDTVSMYLPKLKKKFRPQVTILNGENAASGRGITEKIYKKFLQDGVDVVTLGNHTWDNRDIFEFIEDAKKMIRPANFPVETTPGKGIVYVKVNQLELAVINLQGRTFMVDLDDPFKKIDEMVTEARKRTPFIFVDFHAETTSEKQAMGWFLDGRVSAVVGTHTHVQTNDARVLPEGTAYLTDVGMTGPFDGILGMKRDAVLGKFRTALPHRFEVVENGRSNLSYCVIELDDQTGKAKKIDIGQINEDTPFRD; encoded by the coding sequence ATGCGTATATTGTTTGTAGGAGATGTAGTAGGTTCGTTAGGAAGAGATACAGTAAGTATGTACTTACCTAAATTAAAGAAAAAATTCCGTCCACAAGTGACCATTTTAAATGGTGAAAATGCGGCATCAGGTCGTGGGATTACTGAAAAGATTTATAAAAAATTTTTACAAGATGGTGTAGATGTTGTGACTCTAGGAAATCATACATGGGATAATCGAGATATTTTTGAGTTTATTGAAGATGCCAAAAAAATGATTCGACCAGCTAACTTTCCAGTTGAGACAACACCAGGCAAAGGAATAGTCTATGTTAAGGTTAATCAATTGGAATTAGCTGTTATCAATTTACAAGGTCGAACATTTATGGTCGATTTAGACGATCCTTTTAAAAAAATTGATGAGATGGTGACTGAGGCACGTAAAAGAACTCCGTTTATTTTTGTAGACTTCCATGCAGAGACAACTAGTGAAAAACAAGCGATGGGATGGTTTTTAGATGGTCGAGTTTCTGCTGTTGTCGGCACACACACACATGTCCAGACTAATGATGCTCGTGTCTTACCAGAAGGGACGGCCTATTTGACCGATGTTGGCATGACAGGACCGTTTGATGGAATCTTAGGGATGAAGCGTGATGCCGTGTTAGGTAAGTTTAGAACAGCACTACCACATCGTTTCGAAGTGGTAGAAAATGGCCGTAGTAATCTATCTTATTGTGTGATTGAGTTAGATGATCAAACAGGTAAAGCTAAAAAAATTGACATCGGTCAAATTAATGAAGATACACCATTTAGAGACTAG
- the rny gene encoding ribonuclease Y gives MVTNILLGVIGLIVGLGVGFVIANNRHENAIKGAKNSAEGILAEAKREAETLKKETLLESKEENQKYRLEIESELKERRDEVKVQENRLLQRESNLDRKDETLVKREHSLEEKEEKLDSKQQLIGEREKEVTVLIEAQQQELEKVAALSRNEAKDIIMTTTEEELTHEVAVMVKESERKVKEEADRKAKNILSLAMQRCAGDQVSEATVSVVTLPNDEMKGRIIGREGRNIRTLETLTGIDLIIDDTPEAVVLSGFDPIRRETARIALEKLIQDGRIHPARIEEMVEKARKEMDETIREYGENAAFEVGAHTLHPDLIKIMGRLRFRTSYGQNVLNHSIEVAKLTAVLAAELGEDVELAKRAGFLHDIGKALDREVEGSHVEIGTELAKKYKEHPVVINAIASHHGDTEATSVISVLVAAADALSAARPGARSESLENYIKRLERLEGISNDFPGVESSFAIQAGREVRIMVKPDEISDDESALLVRKIRKRIEDELDYPGHIKVTVVRETRAVDYAK, from the coding sequence ATGGTCACAAATATACTCCTCGGTGTCATCGGATTAATTGTAGGTCTCGGTGTAGGGTTTGTTATCGCTAACAATCGACATGAAAATGCGATTAAAGGTGCTAAAAATTCAGCAGAAGGTATTTTAGCAGAAGCTAAAAGAGAAGCTGAAACTTTGAAAAAAGAAACGTTATTAGAGTCCAAAGAAGAGAATCAAAAGTATCGACTAGAAATTGAAAGTGAGTTGAAAGAGCGCAGAGACGAAGTAAAAGTTCAAGAGAATCGTTTACTACAAAGAGAGTCAAATCTTGATCGTAAAGATGAAACTCTTGTTAAACGCGAACACTCACTAGAAGAGAAGGAAGAGAAACTAGATTCTAAGCAACAGTTGATTGGTGAACGAGAAAAAGAAGTAACAGTATTAATTGAAGCTCAACAACAAGAATTAGAAAAAGTTGCTGCCTTATCGAGAAATGAAGCTAAGGACATTATTATGACAACAACAGAAGAAGAGCTAACTCATGAAGTTGCTGTTATGGTAAAAGAAAGTGAACGAAAAGTCAAAGAAGAAGCAGATCGAAAAGCTAAAAATATTTTATCACTTGCTATGCAACGCTGTGCTGGTGACCAAGTATCGGAAGCAACCGTTTCGGTTGTAACATTGCCAAATGATGAGATGAAAGGTCGAATTATCGGGCGTGAAGGACGTAATATTCGTACGCTAGAGACGTTGACTGGGATTGACTTAATTATTGATGATACACCAGAAGCTGTCGTGCTATCAGGTTTTGATCCAATCAGACGTGAGACGGCTCGGATTGCTTTGGAAAAATTAATTCAAGATGGTCGTATTCATCCGGCTCGAATTGAAGAGATGGTTGAAAAAGCACGTAAAGAAATGGATGAGACAATTCGTGAGTATGGTGAGAATGCTGCATTTGAAGTAGGTGCTCATACCTTACACCCAGATTTAATCAAAATTATGGGACGTTTAAGATTCCGAACAAGTTATGGACAAAATGTTTTAAATCACTCAATTGAAGTAGCTAAGTTAACAGCTGTTTTAGCCGCTGAATTAGGTGAGGATGTTGAATTAGCTAAGCGAGCAGGTTTCTTACATGATATTGGGAAAGCTCTTGATCGTGAGGTCGAAGGTTCTCACGTCGAGATTGGAACGGAACTAGCTAAGAAATATAAAGAGCATCCTGTTGTGATTAATGCTATCGCATCTCACCATGGTGATACGGAAGCAACCTCTGTTATTTCAGTGTTAGTAGCTGCAGCCGATGCGTTGTCAGCAGCCAGACCAGGAGCTAGAAGTGAGTCATTAGAGAACTATATTAAGCGTTTGGAACGTTTAGAAGGTATTTCAAATGATTTCCCAGGTGTGGAATCAAGTTTTGCTATTCAAGCGGGACGTGAAGTACGTATTATGGTTAAGCCTGATGAAATTTCAGATGATGAATCAGCTTTGTTAGTTCGTAAGATTCGTAAGCGAATTGAAGATGAGTTAGATTATCCAGGCCACATAAAAGTTACAGTTGTACGTGAAACACGTGCGGTGGATTATGCTAAATAA